The Mercenaria mercenaria strain notata unplaced genomic scaffold, MADL_Memer_1 contig_248, whole genome shotgun sequence DNA window GCTTAGCTAAAAGTAACTaaacatatgaaattattatCCACGGTTTTATGTCATTAATTGACAGCGAACTGAATAAGAATAGCAACGATGAATAATTGAACATCAGTTAAACCAATAAGATAAGAATGATGCACTAATGTACATTTCAGAGACTTGTGGAGAAGAATCGAACAGTCGGGACTTGACAATGCATTAAAGAAGCTTTCATCCTCCAGATCGGAACTGTGTGTTATATCAGGGTATGAAAATCACTTCTGGTCAAACTTCTTTGTCCTATTGGCTAAAGTTTCCATAATCTGCATTTCTAAACAAATGTCTTAgtctttgtatttttcaaattatgaaatgTAACAGAGTAGAAGCGActtaagaaaaatgataaattcaaaatatcTATTTAGACGGGCAAAAAAGGAACGTTAAAGTTTTGTTTGCTTTAATTCATGTATTGTCAAAATCGGCGCATTTTTTATGAGCTGATCTGAGTAAACGTTCCATAGATGTTGACATATACCAGGTgtgctgtatttatttatttactttgatgggtttaacgtcgcaccgacacaattataggtaatacggcggctttccagctttgatagtgaaggaagaccccaggtgcccctccgtgcattatttcatcacgagcgggcacctgggtagagccaacgacatgtaagccagctagatgacttccttacatgaaggagcccgcccgcttagctcagtcggtaagagcgttggtctacggatcgcgggatcgcgagttcgatcctcgggcggggcgcatgttctccgtgactatttgataaacgacattgtgtctgaaatcattagtcctccacctctgattcatgtggggaagttggcagttacttgcggagatcaggtttgtactggtacagaatccaggaacactggttaggttaactgcccaccgttacatgactgaaatactgttgaaaaacggcgttaaacccaaaacaaacaaacaaatccttacacgaagaattcaacgcctcgagtggggctcgaacccatatcggtgagggcaagtgatttgaagacagcgaccgtaaccactcggccacggaggggCCTAGGTTTGATTTAGGTGCATGGTAATACTATACAGCATATTACATTGCAGAGTTTCTTCTGATGAAGCTGAGCACATCAACACAGTTATGGTGGAGTTCTGTGAAATGATAAACTGTATACGTCTGGCATTTGTGGAAAAcgaaaaggaaatatttgacagTGACGAACGAGAAAAACGGTATGTACCATCAAGCAAACTTTAATTCTTGGTAAAATTGTTTGTAATGATAGGTTTTTAAAAGTGTAGTCCCGTtactacatatatttatggagtaagTGATCTCAGATTCTACATTTACTTTCAGGTATTTGAAAATCACATGCCCAACCATACTTAAAGTTTGGACAAGCTACAGTATATTTGCAGCAGACTTCGCCATGAAATTTGTTTCCAAGTAAGAGTTTTAGTAAGATACGTTGATTACTCCTGTAGTAAAGCAAGTACTAGATCTAGCTCAAAAATATTTAGTCGATTTACTTTAAAATGACTATCACATGCTTTGTACGAAGACTAGCTAATCTATAAAAGCCTCTTGGCATATCGATATTTGTATAACTTGACTTTTTTGGAAGATATTCAAATTcttcacagttttttttataacattatgATAAATACGACCATATACtcaaatacatgtttttattttttaatttaaagtctaCATTTTTGCAGACAGCGACTAGAAAAATGACTAATGTTATGTATTTGATAGATGAactgtatttagaaaaaaatgtcgtATACTCGTCGAGTAACCGTATCAaataccttttatcttttaggGGATGGTTGAATTCCTCTGAACACCGAGATCTGCTGTCGTCAGTGACAAAAGTGGCCGCCAGTAGTGTAAAACTGCTCATCATGGCCGTCAACATGGACGACTATCATACTCTAGAGTAAATACTGTCTTATaccatgtgcgtgaaattagccagagcagccagagtagccagagtagccagagttcagccagagttcagccagagtagccagagttcagccagagttcagccagagtttagccagagtagccagagaagtcaaaactctggttactctggctggccagagtagccagagttcagccagagaagtcataactctggttactctggctggccagagtagccagagttcagccagagaagtcaaaactctggttactctggctggccagagtagtcagagttcagtcagagtagccataattctggttactctggctagccagagtagccagagttcagcaggagtagccagaactctgggtagttactctggctggccagagtagccagagtttagcaagagttcatccagtatccagaactctggttactctggctggccagagtagccataattcaaccagagtaggcagagtttctagatttttaacatgttctggctactctgttcagccaaagtagcaacagtagcccgagtcaccaggatatcatttgctctggtcactctggctgtttctaatagagtagccagagttcagccagagaagctagagtttctaggattttaacatgttctggctactctgatcagccagactagccagtgtagccagagtaaccaggtaccatgtattttcagtcttagctaagtttaattatgaaacttaatatgtcatttctatctaaatagcatatttaaaactgaatttcaagttattaactattttcaagtggttaattaaagtagctctggttactctggctggccagagtagccagagtttctagggttttaacatgttctggctactctggtcagcaagagtagccagagtaatcaggtcccgtgttcgcaaaacattttcagtcttagctgaattcgatcttgaaacttagtatgttatttctttctaaacagcatgtttaaaactgaatttcaagttaataactattttcagttggctatttatagtagccagagaagccagaactctggtaactctggctggcaagagtaggcagagttcagccagagtagccagaagtctgattactctggctggccagagtaaccagagttcagccagagtaacacgactttattaggattttaacatgttctggctactcataccaaagcagcgtaacatcaatgtttgaaacttaatggcagacactagaacatagaagaatacatgcatcccgattaatgttatacaaataaccattaatcaaatcattcgctttcagttttaatattgcatatgcctGTTTTTATGATTTACCTACATATCTGcaatatgtcacatgtttaattgttaagcgcccttgaacgtatattttatattaaatgggcgctcaacaaatttggattagtaataataataataataataataatgataataatctcatatactaagttttttctgcaatggatgcaatatggtgttacagtattctaattgtgggcgaacgtatgtttttaggcagtttctttaatattattgttataaaattgtacatatttttgtataaatctgagagtgttactagcttttgaagatgtaatatttcagtaagtgtttcaaagttaagacatcactaagatattaagcattttctgtagtttttaggtctcgattaagtaatatatatggtaagatgatattttttttttttgagattcctattacttcgcattaatcaggattgaattccatagaccagttacgttcccattattctaattttgtcaaatcatcttgaactttgtaagagtctattaacgagtctatgttgaggtatatgatagtgtcatcagcaaataagcgtattctgcctttaacagagtcaggaaggtcattgataaaataaagaaagagacaaggacccaacactgaaccttgaggaatGCCCTGAAAGAACTGGTAAAGTGTGTGAGCCTTCaattactacagattgagaacggttactaaggaaattgaatccaggatagagagattctatCGACACAACgtttcacgattttatagagaatCTTGTCGAAAGTTTtctagaaatccattacaatgagacctgtttgtttccagattggaaattgtcaaaagtttcttgtttaaaggATAATAGgtgagcctcacagctatgtttggaacggaagctatattggaaaggtgtgagaagattgttgactatttggGTTCTCTCAGGGttggttattttgtgttttatgtatcaagtgattcataaaacggacttctgccagagtagccagagtttctagggctttaacatgttgcgaaatgacccttttttgtaccctcagggttttttagtgtttcatgtatcaaagtgtttcatcaaacggacttcaaagaatagtcttatcatttagcagtcctataactgtttaatccgAACACAGTGAGTATCGTTTCATACACATACACAAGTgataccgagttaatacaacatggaatgttgattgtctgatggcataaggtgaccacaatcaatttttgaatggcattttgcgttttgatttcATGCCACAGGTACCTAactttttccaagggtttagatgaaataccattattaagccgctttaagtgtatgtgttcacatgtcaacatttcgtcaacttccacaactttaatatgcaaatttcaggaattggttgttgtcaacatgtatgaaaaatttattctccaatttctttatattatcgttatgtcttcaagttaatttatttggtacaaattcaaggcaaacactgaagttaaataaatacaaaacaagaagccttcaaataaatattctttatttttacactcaaagttatatggaattcactgaaattgtttatgatatcagtatAAACTACAGGACATTTGTGGTtctgaatcgcttacctggacTTTGTGGGatatgacagtcatagtaaaaaatcacaattt harbors:
- the LOC128552361 gene encoding uncharacterized protein LOC128552361 — encoded protein: DLWRRIEQSGLDNALKKLSSSRSELCVISGVSSDEAEHINTVMVEFCEMINCIRLAFVENEKEIFDSDEREKRYLKITCPTILKVWTSYSIFAADFAMKFVSKGWLNSSEHRDLLSSVTKVAASSVKLLIMAVNMDDYHTL